Proteins co-encoded in one Bacillus sp. FSL H8-0547 genomic window:
- a CDS encoding cysteine protease StiP family protein, with translation MSKVEQQLPKPAAMGSYSEKDVVFLLKDLSQISLEKSTLEREQAVQSGTHYSEMLPIEYKPTDEYLQLFHHSLDMYKQKLAAAVGTVSEQILKTKGKSIVLVSLARAGTPVGILMKRYLQEVHQIDVPHYSVSIVRGRGIDANAMNYIAHNHPDESVQFVDGWTGKGAITRELREAMEVFNSKHGLAIDDSLAVLADPGYCTDIYGTREDFLIPSACLNSTVSGLVSRTVLNDAFIGPDDFHGAKYYEELLPEDVSNHFIDVVVSEFPNVKEEISKQVSLLDKEDRTPTWKGIEDIKQIQDEFGIENIHHVKPGVGETTRVLLRRVPWKILVKDLGNKDLEHIFLLAKERNVPVIEYKNMSYSCCGIIKPLN, from the coding sequence ATGAGTAAGGTGGAGCAGCAATTGCCGAAGCCGGCAGCAATGGGAAGTTATTCAGAAAAGGACGTTGTTTTCCTGCTGAAGGACTTGAGCCAAATTAGTCTTGAAAAATCAACACTCGAACGGGAGCAGGCTGTTCAGAGCGGAACACATTATTCTGAGATGCTTCCAATTGAATATAAGCCGACCGATGAATATTTGCAGCTTTTTCATCACTCATTAGACATGTATAAACAAAAGCTTGCAGCTGCTGTTGGAACGGTGTCAGAGCAGATTTTAAAAACAAAGGGCAAGAGCATCGTGCTCGTTTCGCTTGCCCGCGCAGGCACTCCGGTAGGAATTCTGATGAAGCGCTACTTGCAGGAGGTGCATCAGATCGATGTTCCTCATTACAGTGTCTCCATTGTGAGAGGACGCGGCATTGATGCCAACGCCATGAATTATATCGCCCATAATCATCCGGATGAAAGCGTGCAGTTTGTGGATGGCTGGACAGGAAAAGGCGCCATCACAAGAGAGCTTAGAGAAGCAATGGAAGTTTTCAACAGCAAACACGGCCTTGCCATTGATGACTCGCTCGCGGTACTTGCAGATCCCGGTTATTGCACGGATATTTATGGAACCAGAGAAGATTTTCTGATTCCGAGCGCCTGCCTGAACTCAACTGTATCAGGCCTTGTCAGCAGAACTGTCCTGAACGATGCCTTCATCGGGCCGGATGACTTCCACGGTGCCAAATATTACGAAGAACTGCTGCCGGAAGACGTGTCCAATCATTTCATTGACGTAGTAGTCTCTGAGTTTCCAAACGTTAAAGAGGAGATCTCAAAGCAGGTTTCGCTGCTTGATAAAGAGGACCGGACACCGACATGGAAAGGGATTGAGGATATTAAGCAAATTCAGGACGAGTTTGGCATTGAAAACATCCACCATGTGAAGCCGGGAGTGGGAGAGACGACGCGTGTACTGCTCAGAAGAGTGCCATGGAAGATCCTTGTTAAGGATTTAGGCAATAAAGACCTCGAGCATATCTTCCTGCTGGCAAAAGAACGGAACGTCCCTGTCATTGAATACAAGAATATGTCTTACTCATGCTGCGGGATTATCAAGCCCTTAAACTAG
- a CDS encoding HAD family hydrolase produces the protein MIFASDLDQTLIYSRRSFREPVGEEDIQLIETLDGQEISFMTKKAISMLKEIAGQMTFVPVTTRTPSQYGRISIFQQEILPRYAVTSNGGHVFKEGKLDEEWKQHLEARMKDECTSLEDVSLKFQEIASDDWVLKQKNAENLFLYNIIERGNIPEARLQEFILWADRHGWKHSLQGRKLYFVPKPINKWDAVAYVKEAAGAKTVMTAGDSLLDLCMLEEADLAFSPLHGELGESGARLSGTIQRTSKNGIFASEEILENVLAKIKPVPAEQ, from the coding sequence GTGATTTTTGCAAGTGATCTGGATCAGACGCTCATTTATTCGAGAAGATCGTTCCGTGAGCCGGTTGGAGAAGAGGATATTCAATTGATTGAAACTCTCGACGGCCAGGAAATTTCGTTCATGACGAAAAAAGCGATTTCCATGCTGAAGGAAATAGCCGGACAGATGACGTTTGTTCCTGTAACAACCAGAACCCCGTCCCAATACGGACGGATCTCCATCTTTCAGCAGGAAATCCTTCCGCGCTACGCTGTAACGAGCAACGGCGGACATGTATTCAAAGAGGGGAAGCTTGACGAGGAGTGGAAACAGCATCTTGAAGCACGCATGAAAGATGAGTGTACAAGTTTGGAGGATGTCTCCCTTAAATTTCAGGAGATTGCTTCAGATGACTGGGTGCTGAAGCAGAAAAACGCCGAGAATCTCTTTTTATACAACATTATTGAACGCGGAAATATTCCGGAGGCTCGCCTGCAGGAGTTTATCCTCTGGGCGGACCGTCACGGCTGGAAGCATTCACTGCAGGGAAGAAAGCTGTATTTTGTGCCGAAACCGATTAATAAATGGGACGCCGTTGCCTATGTGAAAGAAGCTGCCGGTGCAAAAACCGTGATGACTGCGGGCGACTCCCTGCTTGATTTGTGCATGCTCGAAGAAGCCGATCTTGCCTTTTCACCGTTGCACGGCGAGCTTGGCGAGTCAGGCGCAAGGCTGTCTGGAACCATACAGCGAACGTCGAAAAATGGAATCTTCGCTTCAGAGGAAATTCTGGAAAATGTCCTGGCGAAAATCAAGCCTGTCCCTGCTGAACAGTAA
- a CDS encoding helix-turn-helix domain-containing protein has protein sequence MATAEKTKTNLLDKNIMSSAQACKEWGIDDSALRKRVNQFPPGTIRKFGKTWVVTSEGMCHVFGEKRRNGQ, from the coding sequence TTGGCAACAGCAGAAAAAACAAAAACCAATCTATTGGATAAAAACATTATGAGTTCCGCTCAGGCCTGCAAAGAATGGGGGATTGACGATTCTGCTCTCAGAAAAAGGGTCAATCAGTTTCCGCCGGGCACCATCCGGAAGTTCGGAAAAACATGGGTGGTTACGAGTGAAGGAATGTGCCACGTCTTTGGCGAAAAAAGACGAAACGGTCAGTAA
- a CDS encoding YceG family protein, translating into MIRTYKPALAEHLDTDWQTLLFMPLPERPDYVNTPSEVKIPQVAIRLLGTPLTDDEYYQMLFDLVHHEELGVHFLSESLDKNIPQEKFQAIQNLLILHKNEKLSVNRFVAFMDRDRLLPVLSDPELNRHLRTCVIHMLSRFFPDKANDSADFRRIIVDLIKWTWNHLHPELRKTDGLRPPAFFWYGNATKSEQFFLHFLIRFGCDVIIAHPEGIDILKEEDPEETVSKIVRFPGTHELTAFPKVRPERTSTVAYKASKQIDQVLHSDESMLYKPWQFKNYSPNARTLKTTYDELFILIKERAFLRPDFEVRDNMVHIPAIFSKIFGVTKNRRSYWGKIQDLADYEHAAVVKYFPFTWEAKGNPHFHYQNALNESQVLQADKMMGSHWWKYSNLPTGLQKGLADAISRYCADPKLKRLEQESPYDLQLYLFNQALNIPETLIKLMQNFDYSQHVPRLILYNNENNGYMTRSDAAMLMLMNEFGLDIVICNPPGHNDIENFVDEKHYDSHWLEEMSFNEVYQEPSKFKKFIRKIF; encoded by the coding sequence ATGATAAGAACATATAAGCCTGCGCTTGCAGAACATCTGGATACAGACTGGCAGACTCTTCTTTTTATGCCGCTGCCTGAGCGTCCGGATTATGTGAACACTCCCTCTGAAGTGAAAATTCCGCAAGTCGCCATCCGTCTGCTTGGAACACCATTAACAGACGACGAATACTATCAAATGCTTTTTGACCTTGTTCATCACGAGGAACTCGGTGTGCATTTTCTAAGTGAATCTTTAGATAAAAACATCCCGCAGGAAAAATTTCAGGCGATACAGAACCTGCTGATTCTGCATAAAAACGAAAAGCTCTCCGTGAACCGGTTTGTTGCTTTTATGGACAGAGACCGCCTGCTTCCGGTTCTTTCCGATCCGGAGTTAAACCGCCACCTGCGGACTTGTGTCATTCATATGCTTTCGCGCTTCTTTCCTGACAAAGCGAACGACAGTGCCGATTTCCGGCGCATCATTGTTGATTTGATCAAATGGACCTGGAACCACCTGCATCCTGAGCTGCGAAAAACAGACGGCCTCCGGCCGCCTGCGTTTTTCTGGTACGGAAATGCAACGAAAAGCGAACAGTTCTTCCTTCATTTCCTGATCCGGTTCGGATGCGATGTCATCATTGCCCATCCGGAGGGGATAGACATCCTGAAGGAGGAAGATCCGGAAGAAACGGTCAGCAAAATCGTCCGTTTTCCGGGGACTCACGAACTGACAGCGTTCCCAAAGGTAAGGCCTGAGCGCACATCAACTGTGGCATACAAAGCTTCAAAACAAATTGACCAGGTTCTTCATTCAGATGAATCCATGCTCTATAAGCCATGGCAATTCAAAAATTATTCCCCAAATGCACGGACGCTGAAAACAACGTATGATGAACTTTTTATTCTTATAAAAGAAAGAGCATTTCTGCGTCCGGACTTTGAAGTCCGGGATAACATGGTTCATATACCCGCTATTTTTTCAAAAATCTTCGGGGTGACAAAAAACAGACGCTCGTACTGGGGCAAAATTCAGGACCTTGCTGACTATGAACATGCGGCTGTCGTAAAGTACTTTCCGTTTACCTGGGAGGCTAAAGGCAATCCTCATTTTCATTATCAGAACGCTCTGAACGAAAGTCAGGTGCTGCAGGCTGATAAAATGATGGGAAGCCACTGGTGGAAGTATTCAAACCTTCCGACCGGCCTTCAAAAAGGGCTGGCTGATGCGATTTCGAGGTATTGTGCTGATCCAAAACTTAAAAGGCTGGAACAGGAAAGTCCTTATGATCTGCAGCTTTACCTGTTCAATCAGGCGCTTAATATTCCGGAAACCCTTATTAAATTGATGCAGAATTTTGATTACTCCCAGCATGTGCCCCGGCTCATTCTTTATAATAATGAAAACAACGGCTACATGACGCGCTCAGACGCTGCGATGCTTATGCTGATGAATGAATTCGGCCTGGATATCGTGATCTGTAATCCTCCCGGCCATAATGACATTGAAAATTTTGTCGATGAAAAGCATTACGACAGCCACTGGCTAGAGGAAATGAGCTTTAATGAAGTCTACCAGGAGCCGTCGAAATTCAAAAAATTCATCCGGAAAATCTTTTAA
- a CDS encoding toxic anion resistance protein: MSQVPGLSKTDQMEEVLGQGPNNMKLQLQKEPEVQKLAESIDHKNQVAILEYGKAPADEISAFSGKILNTMKSSSMEESSALLKHLGRIMDRFDPKDFAEQKGIKKFFSRGQKLVEKIMSKYQTMGGEIDKVYLEIVKYEDEMKRSTNTLEQLYEQNFNYYMELEKYIVAGDMKAAELKQQLPALEAKAAEGNQLAQMELDTMRNSIEVLEQRVYDLELAKQVAYQSAPQIRLLQRGNTKLIGKINSAFVTTIPIFKTGLINAIAAKRQKLVADSMNELEKRTNEMLVRNAQNISKQSVDIARLAGSPGIKMETIEETWSIILKGMHETKAIEDENKQLREQGRVRLEELQNNFKQLNNGR; encoded by the coding sequence ATGTCTCAAGTACCTGGACTCAGCAAAACGGATCAGATGGAAGAGGTTCTCGGACAAGGACCGAACAATATGAAGCTTCAGCTTCAAAAAGAGCCTGAGGTTCAAAAGCTTGCAGAGAGCATTGACCACAAGAACCAGGTGGCAATCCTTGAATACGGAAAAGCACCTGCTGATGAAATTTCAGCTTTTTCAGGAAAAATCCTGAACACCATGAAGTCAAGCAGCATGGAAGAATCAAGCGCCCTCCTGAAACATCTCGGGAGAATCATGGACCGCTTTGACCCGAAAGACTTTGCCGAGCAAAAAGGAATAAAGAAATTCTTCAGCCGCGGCCAGAAGCTGGTAGAGAAAATCATGTCGAAGTATCAGACAATGGGCGGCGAAATTGATAAAGTCTACCTTGAAATTGTGAAATACGAGGATGAAATGAAGCGTTCAACAAATACGCTTGAGCAGCTTTACGAACAGAACTTCAACTATTATATGGAGCTTGAAAAATATATTGTGGCAGGAGATATGAAAGCAGCTGAACTAAAGCAGCAGCTGCCGGCATTAGAAGCAAAAGCTGCGGAGGGAAACCAGCTTGCTCAAATGGAGCTTGATACGATGCGGAACTCAATTGAGGTGCTTGAGCAGCGGGTATACGATCTCGAACTTGCCAAACAGGTAGCCTACCAGTCCGCACCGCAAATCCGTCTTCTGCAAAGAGGGAACACAAAGCTGATTGGAAAAATCAATTCTGCGTTTGTCACAACAATTCCTATCTTCAAAACCGGCCTGATCAACGCAATAGCAGCTAAAAGACAGAAGCTCGTCGCAGATTCAATGAATGAGCTTGAAAAACGCACAAATGAAATGCTTGTCCGAAACGCACAGAATATATCAAAACAGAGTGTGGACATTGCAAGACTTGCAGGAAGCCCCGGCATTAAAATGGAAACAATCGAAGAAACATGGAGCATCATCCTAAAAGGCATGCACGAAACAAAAGCCATCGAAGACGAAAACAAACAGCTTCGTGAACAAGGAAGAGTGCGCCTTGAAGAACTGCAGAACAACTTTAAGCAGCTGAATAATGGCCGCTGA
- the rpoE gene encoding DNA-directed RNA polymerase subunit delta, translating to MSISQYSKDQLKELSMVEVAYDLMTEKKQPYVFMDLVKEISQIIGLTKSQVEDKISQFYTDLNIDGRYICVGENTWGLRSWYPYEQIEEEVVPVAKPKKKKAKKAVDELELEDFDEVDEEELEYDDIEEYEDDTDDDLDDDDLEDDAEEIDEVIEDEDFDLEEEELDEDLDEDLEEDEEEDK from the coding sequence TTGAGTATTTCACAATATTCTAAGGACCAGCTTAAAGAATTGTCAATGGTTGAAGTAGCCTACGACCTGATGACTGAAAAGAAACAGCCGTACGTTTTCATGGACCTGGTAAAGGAAATCAGCCAGATTATCGGTCTTACGAAAAGCCAGGTGGAAGATAAAATTTCGCAATTCTACACAGATCTTAACATCGACGGCCGTTATATTTGTGTTGGAGAAAACACTTGGGGACTGCGCAGCTGGTACCCGTACGAGCAAATCGAAGAAGAGGTTGTGCCTGTTGCAAAACCTAAGAAGAAAAAGGCGAAAAAAGCGGTTGATGAGCTTGAGCTTGAAGACTTCGATGAAGTGGATGAAGAAGAACTAGAATACGATGATATTGAAGAGTATGAAGATGATACGGACGACGATCTGGACGACGATGATCTCGAAGATGATGCAGAAGAAATCGACGAAGTCATTGAAGACGAAGATTTTGATCTTGAAGAGGAAGAGCTTGACGAAGACCTTGATGAAGATCTTGAAGAAGACGAAGAAGAAGATAAATAA
- a CDS encoding CTP synthase, whose translation MTKYIFVTGGVVSSLGKGITAASLGRLLKNRGLKVTIQKFDPYINVDPGTMSPYQHGEVFVTDDGAETDLDLGHYERFIDINLNKYSNVTTGKIYSSVLKKERRGDYLGGTVQVIPHITNEIKDRVFRAGKETNADVVITEIGGTVGDIESLPFLEAIRQMKSDIGRDNVMYIHCTLVPYIKAAGEMKTKPTQHSVKELRSLGIQPNVIVLRTEMPISQDMKDKIALFCDIDTNAVIECRDADTLYSIPLALQEQHLDQITCDHLKLDSREPEMSEWIELVQKVTNLSKNVRIAIVGKYVELQDAYISVVEALRHAGYAFDADISIKWINAEEVNALNAQELLSDVDGILVPGGFGDRGVEGKILATQYARENKVPFFGICLGMQVASIEYARNVLGLEGAHSSELDVATPYPVIDLLPEQKDIEDLGGTLRLGLYPAKLDTSSRAFEAYQDEVIYERHRHRYEFNNEYRQAMEDAGFIFSGTSPDGRLVEIIELKDHPWFVASQFHPEFTSRPTRPQPLFREFINASLTASEKK comes from the coding sequence ATGACAAAGTATATTTTTGTTACAGGAGGCGTTGTATCCTCACTTGGTAAAGGGATTACAGCAGCTTCTCTTGGACGCTTGCTTAAAAACAGAGGATTAAAGGTGACAATCCAGAAGTTTGATCCATACATCAACGTGGATCCGGGAACAATGAGTCCGTATCAGCACGGTGAGGTTTTCGTAACAGACGACGGAGCAGAAACAGACCTTGACCTTGGACACTATGAGCGCTTCATCGATATCAATTTAAATAAATACAGCAACGTCACTACTGGTAAAATTTACTCTTCTGTCCTTAAAAAAGAGCGCCGCGGCGACTACCTTGGCGGAACCGTACAGGTTATCCCGCATATTACAAATGAAATCAAAGACCGCGTCTTCCGTGCAGGAAAAGAAACAAACGCAGACGTTGTTATTACAGAAATCGGCGGAACAGTAGGGGACATCGAATCTCTTCCATTCCTTGAAGCAATCCGCCAGATGAAGAGCGATATCGGACGCGACAACGTGATGTACATTCACTGTACACTTGTTCCTTACATCAAGGCAGCGGGCGAAATGAAAACAAAGCCGACACAGCACAGCGTAAAAGAATTAAGAAGCCTCGGCATCCAGCCAAACGTGATTGTTCTGCGTACAGAAATGCCGATTTCACAGGATATGAAGGACAAAATTGCGCTGTTCTGCGACATTGATACAAATGCAGTTATCGAGTGCCGTGATGCAGATACGCTTTACTCTATTCCATTGGCGCTTCAGGAGCAGCATCTTGATCAAATCACTTGCGATCACTTAAAACTTGATTCACGCGAGCCTGAAATGTCGGAGTGGATTGAACTCGTTCAAAAAGTAACCAACCTTTCAAAGAACGTTCGTATTGCCATCGTCGGAAAATACGTTGAACTTCAGGATGCCTACATTTCTGTTGTTGAAGCTCTTCGTCATGCAGGATATGCATTTGATGCAGATATCAGCATCAAATGGATCAATGCAGAAGAAGTAAATGCTCTTAATGCACAGGAGCTTCTTTCTGATGTAGACGGAATCCTTGTCCCTGGCGGATTCGGAGACCGCGGAGTGGAAGGTAAAATCCTTGCAACTCAATATGCGCGCGAAAACAAGGTGCCGTTCTTTGGAATCTGCCTTGGCATGCAGGTTGCTTCTATTGAATATGCACGCAACGTTCTTGGCCTTGAAGGAGCACATTCTTCTGAGCTTGACGTCGCTACGCCGTATCCTGTCATTGACCTGCTTCCTGAGCAAAAAGACATCGAGGATCTTGGAGGAACACTCCGCCTGGGCCTTTATCCGGCTAAGCTTGACACGTCTTCACGTGCATTTGAAGCTTACCAGGACGAAGTGATTTATGAGCGTCACCGTCACCGTTATGAGTTCAACAACGAATACCGCCAGGCTATGGAAGATGCAGGCTTCATCTTCTCTGGTACAAGCCCTGACGGCAGACTTGTTGAAATCATTGAGCTTAAAGATCATCCTTGGTTCGTGGCTTCCCAGTTCCACCCGGAATTCACATCAAGACCGACAAGACCGCAGCCGCTGTTCCGCGAGTTTATCAATGCATCGCTTACAGCATCTGAAAAGAAATAA
- a CDS encoding DUF2529 domain-containing protein, with protein MMKIFSTQLTGHFSRIHEQEEEAIEDGARLLAQAAVGSGTIYVHGFGELEGITLEATAGSNPLPGAKPLFLTDGTMNALTDADRVLLFSHRSNDKEAVELAKKLREDMIGTAAVSCYMKEEPGGLEELADVHIDSKLKKALIPDEDGSRYGYPALMTSLFAYYALSFTIKEMVSEYE; from the coding sequence ATGATGAAGATATTTTCAACCCAGTTAACCGGCCATTTCAGCCGCATTCATGAGCAGGAGGAAGAAGCCATTGAAGACGGCGCAAGACTGCTCGCTCAGGCTGCAGTCGGAAGCGGCACGATTTATGTGCACGGCTTTGGAGAGCTTGAAGGGATTACGCTCGAAGCAACAGCAGGTTCAAACCCCCTGCCAGGTGCAAAACCGCTTTTTCTTACGGACGGCACAATGAATGCACTGACGGATGCTGACCGCGTGCTTCTATTCTCGCACCGTTCAAATGACAAAGAAGCGGTTGAACTTGCGAAAAAGCTCCGCGAAGACATGATCGGGACCGCGGCAGTCTCATGTTATATGAAAGAAGAACCGGGCGGCTTGGAAGAGCTTGCCGATGTCCATATTGATTCAAAACTGAAAAAAGCCCTTATTCCGGATGAAGACGGCAGCCGCTACGGCTACCCCGCTCTGATGACATCGCTTTTTGCCTATTATGCCCTGAGCTTTACGATCAAAGAGATGGTAAGTGAGTACGAGTAA
- a CDS encoding response regulator, with protein sequence MNEKILIVDDQYGIRILLNEVFQKAGYQTFQAANGFQALEIVDKHKPDLVLLDMKIPGMDGIEILKRMRVVEPDIRVIIMTAYGELDMIQEAKDLGALTHFAKPFDIDEIRDAVRKYLPIRSN encoded by the coding sequence ATGAATGAAAAAATCTTAATTGTAGACGATCAATATGGAATCCGTATTTTACTAAACGAAGTGTTTCAAAAAGCGGGATATCAGACCTTCCAGGCAGCAAACGGTTTTCAGGCTCTGGAGATTGTAGACAAGCATAAGCCGGATCTTGTGCTTCTTGATATGAAAATTCCTGGTATGGATGGAATAGAAATCCTGAAAAGAATGCGGGTGGTTGAGCCGGATATCCGCGTCATTATCATGACTGCTTACGGTGAACTGGACATGATTCAGGAGGCGAAAGACCTTGGGGCTCTAACGCATTTCGCAAAGCCGTTTGATATTGACGAGATCCGCGACGCTGTCCGCAAGTACCTTCCAATCCGCTCGAACTGA
- a CDS encoding class II fructose-bisphosphate aldolase, whose protein sequence is MPLVSMTEMLNKAKEEGYAVGQFNLNNLEFTQAILQAAEEEKSPVILGVSEGAARYMSGFKTVVKMVEGLMEDLNVTVPVAIHLDHGSSFDKCKEAIDAGFTSVMIDASHHPFEENIETTAKVVEYAHSKGVSVEAELGTVGGQEDDIIAEGVIYADPKECEELVNRTGIDCLAPALGSVHGPYKGEPNLGFKEMEEIGKATGMPLVLHGGTGIPTHDIQKAISFGTAKINVNTENQIASAKAVRETLAAKPNEYDPRKYLGPARDAIKATVAGKMKEFGSAGRA, encoded by the coding sequence ATGCCTTTAGTATCAATGACAGAAATGTTGAATAAAGCAAAAGAAGAAGGTTACGCTGTAGGTCAGTTTAACCTGAACAACCTTGAGTTCACTCAAGCGATTCTTCAAGCTGCTGAAGAAGAAAAATCACCGGTTATCCTTGGTGTATCCGAGGGCGCTGCACGTTACATGAGCGGCTTCAAAACAGTTGTAAAAATGGTTGAAGGTCTTATGGAAGACCTGAACGTAACAGTTCCTGTTGCGATTCACCTTGACCATGGTTCAAGCTTTGACAAATGTAAAGAAGCAATCGATGCAGGTTTCACATCTGTAATGATCGACGCTTCTCACCACCCATTTGAAGAGAACATTGAAACAACAGCTAAAGTTGTTGAATATGCTCATTCAAAAGGCGTTTCTGTTGAAGCTGAGCTTGGAACAGTAGGCGGACAAGAGGACGACATTATCGCAGAAGGCGTTATCTACGCTGACCCTAAAGAGTGCGAAGAGCTTGTTAACCGCACTGGCATCGACTGCCTTGCTCCTGCACTAGGATCTGTACACGGCCCTTACAAAGGCGAACCTAACCTTGGCTTCAAAGAGATGGAAGAAATCGGCAAAGCTACTGGCATGCCTCTAGTTCTTCACGGCGGAACGGGTATCCCTACTCACGATATCCAAAAAGCAATCTCTTTCGGTACAGCTAAAATCAACGTAAACACTGAAAACCAAATCGCTTCTGCTAAAGCTGTTCGCGAAACACTTGCAGCTAAGCCGAACGAATATGACCCACGCAAATACCTTGGACCTGCCCGCGATGCAATCAAAGCAACAGTTGCAGGCAAAATGAAAGAATTCGGTTCTGCGGGAAGAGCATAA
- the fsa gene encoding fructose-6-phosphate aldolase, with protein MLFFIDTANVEEIKEAQALGVLSGVTTNPSLVAKENVSFHDRLREITGIVSGSVSAEVISLKAEEMIEEGKELAEIAPNITVKVPMTPDGLKAVKALTDLGIKTNVTLIFNANQALLAARAGATYVSPFVGRLDDIGQNGMELISTIAQIFDLHGIESKIIAASIRHPMHVTEAALHGAHIATIPFSVIKQLCKHPLTDQGIEKFLADWNSRQQ; from the coding sequence ATGTTATTTTTCATTGATACAGCAAATGTCGAAGAAATTAAAGAAGCACAGGCACTCGGTGTCTTATCCGGAGTAACAACAAACCCGAGCTTAGTAGCTAAAGAGAACGTATCCTTCCATGACCGCCTTAGAGAGATTACCGGAATCGTATCCGGGTCTGTCAGTGCTGAGGTCATTTCCTTAAAGGCAGAGGAAATGATTGAAGAAGGCAAAGAGCTTGCTGAAATTGCCCCTAATATCACAGTGAAAGTGCCAATGACGCCGGACGGCTTAAAAGCAGTAAAAGCCTTAACGGACCTTGGCATCAAAACGAACGTGACCCTGATTTTTAACGCGAACCAGGCGCTTCTTGCTGCAAGAGCAGGAGCGACATATGTATCGCCGTTTGTCGGACGTCTTGATGATATTGGCCAAAATGGCATGGAGCTGATTTCTACCATCGCACAGATCTTTGATTTACACGGAATTGAATCAAAGATTATCGCGGCATCAATCAGACATCCAATGCACGTGACAGAAGCAGCGCTGCACGGCGCCCATATTGCGACCATTCCATTCAGCGTCATCAAACAGCTCTGCAAACACCCCCTGACAGATCAGGGCATCGAAAAGTTTCTGGCAGACTGGAACAGCAGACAGCAATAG